A single window of Undibacterium sp. 5I1 DNA harbors:
- a CDS encoding TMEM165/GDT1 family protein: protein MEAFFVSALAITIGEIGDKTQLLALLLAARYKKPIPIILGILVATLANHALAGLLGQWVASHVSPTILRWALGLSFLAIAAWTLKPDEMEENTVTEGRYGVFIVTCITFFLAEIGDKTQLATVALAAKYSNLGLVVAGSTLGMLIADVPAVFLGKVASPNFPFKLVRWIAAAIFAVLGIVVLTGLGNQFF, encoded by the coding sequence ATGGAAGCTTTCTTCGTCTCTGCCCTTGCCATCACCATTGGTGAAATTGGCGACAAAACTCAATTACTCGCGCTGCTTCTGGCTGCTCGCTATAAGAAACCCATCCCCATTATTTTAGGGATTTTAGTCGCAACACTGGCGAATCATGCTCTGGCTGGTTTGTTAGGGCAATGGGTTGCCAGCCACGTCTCCCCTACCATTTTGCGCTGGGCATTGGGCTTATCGTTTCTGGCAATTGCGGCCTGGACGCTGAAGCCAGACGAGATGGAAGAGAATACCGTTACCGAAGGTCGTTATGGTGTTTTTATAGTGACCTGCATCACATTTTTTCTGGCAGAAATCGGCGACAAAACGCAACTTGCAACGGTCGCCTTAGCTGCCAAATACAGCAATCTTGGTCTGGTCGTTGCGGGTAGTACCTTGGGTATGTTGATAGCCGATGTGCCTGCGGTGTTCCTTGGCAAAGTCGCCTCGCCAAACTTTCCGTTCAAGCTGGTACGTTGGATCGCCGCCGCTATTTTTGCAGTTCTGGGTATCGTCGTATTGACGGGACTCGGCAATCAATTTTTTTGA
- a CDS encoding LysE family transporter encodes MTFTLWLTFFFAACLIAISPGSGAVLSMAHGLNYGVKKTSGTIMGLQAGLLLVFTIAGAGVGSILMASEFAFSAVKIIGAVYLIYLGISQWRAKVDVSANYGALSSQASVAPDLRKRFLIGFLTNATNPKGIIFMVAVLPQFISHDAPLLPQLLILGMTMCAVDLVVMHSYAWAASSMQRYFRDPRLVKKQNRFFGGILMAIGAALFFVKRSPGT; translated from the coding sequence ATGACGTTTACCCTCTGGCTCACCTTTTTTTTCGCAGCCTGCCTGATTGCGATTTCCCCAGGCTCTGGTGCTGTACTCTCGATGGCGCATGGCTTAAATTATGGAGTTAAAAAAACGAGCGGAACAATCATGGGCTTGCAAGCCGGTTTGCTATTGGTGTTTACGATTGCCGGTGCTGGCGTAGGATCGATCTTGATGGCGTCGGAATTTGCTTTCAGCGCTGTCAAAATCATCGGTGCCGTGTATTTGATTTATTTAGGCATTAGCCAATGGCGCGCCAAAGTCGATGTCAGTGCCAATTACGGCGCTTTGTCTTCGCAAGCGTCGGTGGCGCCGGATTTGCGTAAGCGATTTTTAATTGGATTTTTGACCAATGCCACGAACCCAAAAGGGATCATTTTTATGGTGGCGGTATTGCCGCAATTTATTAGCCACGACGCGCCCTTGTTGCCTCAGTTATTGATATTGGGGATGACGATGTGCGCTGTAGATTTAGTGGTGATGCATAGCTATGCATGGGCAGCGTCATCGATGCAACGCTATTTCCGCGATCCACGTTTAGTGAAAAAGCAGAATCGCTTTTTCGGTGGGATTTTAATGGCGATTGGCGCTGCGTTATTTTTTGTTAAGCGCAGTCCGGGTACTTAA
- a CDS encoding HDOD domain-containing protein → MPIDTSVNLEQNAPEIARDRLLRKIAEDATLPTLGAVVSKVVEITSSGEDSIAKLAHFVLADVALTQKILRLSNTIHYRTRATVPVTTISRAIFLLGFDTVKTGALAMLLVDCFKDKKHAQSVRKELVHALCASIVGRELAQRSHYQDAEEAAVAALFKNIGRVLVASFDHVLYGRIQAMQTSGQANAADASSLLLGCSYDRFGEMALQDWKIPDTIIQSLGALPAGEQKKASHRNEWLKQVATFSDGVASLVLTTGTDNLSARCKPLLQKFGKVLELDQAKLEEMLARVTQETRQLAESMDIALPAAGDIDETLSADGEFPSEFLLKSFNADQMQQAERYASGKPRNARDLLLAGVQDVTQMLASDQIKLNDMILLVLETLYSSMGFRFATVCLRDPSSSSFMARVSVGELYAERQRGFVFPMKVEQDVFHLAMTNNADLMISDATAPKIQKLLPSWHRALLPDALSFIVLPLVIQKKALGFFYADRAIAAEEGVPPDETALIKTLKSQLLAAMMRG, encoded by the coding sequence ATGCCTATCGATACCTCCGTTAATTTAGAGCAGAATGCGCCAGAAATTGCGCGTGATCGCTTGCTCAGAAAAATTGCAGAAGATGCTACTTTGCCGACCTTGGGCGCAGTCGTATCCAAGGTGGTGGAGATCACTTCGTCTGGCGAAGATTCGATTGCCAAGCTGGCACATTTTGTTTTGGCTGACGTAGCACTGACGCAAAAAATATTGCGTTTATCAAACACTATTCATTACCGCACCCGGGCTACCGTCCCAGTCACTACGATTTCAAGAGCGATTTTTTTGCTCGGGTTTGACACGGTAAAAACCGGTGCATTGGCGATGTTGCTGGTGGATTGTTTTAAAGATAAAAAACATGCGCAAAGTGTCCGCAAAGAGCTGGTACATGCGCTTTGCGCCAGTATCGTCGGACGTGAACTGGCGCAGCGTAGTCATTATCAAGATGCAGAAGAAGCCGCTGTTGCCGCTTTGTTTAAAAATATTGGCCGGGTTCTAGTCGCCTCGTTTGATCATGTTTTATACGGACGTATACAGGCCATGCAGACAAGCGGGCAGGCGAATGCTGCCGATGCCTCCAGCTTGTTGTTAGGTTGTAGTTATGACCGTTTTGGCGAGATGGCATTGCAGGATTGGAAAATTCCCGACACCATTATTCAATCACTGGGTGCGTTACCCGCCGGTGAACAAAAAAAAGCCAGCCACCGTAACGAGTGGCTTAAGCAAGTCGCCACCTTTAGTGATGGCGTAGCGAGTCTGGTGCTCACCACAGGCACAGATAATCTGAGTGCACGCTGCAAACCTTTACTGCAAAAATTTGGCAAAGTCTTAGAGCTCGATCAAGCCAAGCTGGAAGAAATGCTGGCGCGAGTGACGCAAGAAACCAGACAACTAGCAGAGAGTATGGACATCGCTCTTCCAGCTGCTGGCGATATCGACGAAACGCTCTCTGCAGACGGCGAATTCCCTAGCGAATTTTTGTTAAAAAGTTTTAATGCAGATCAAATGCAGCAGGCTGAACGCTACGCTAGCGGCAAGCCACGCAATGCGCGTGACCTCTTGCTGGCAGGGGTACAAGACGTCACGCAAATGCTGGCGTCTGATCAAATCAAACTCAATGACATGATATTGCTGGTGCTGGAGACCTTGTACAGCAGCATGGGTTTTCGCTTCGCCACGGTTTGTTTGCGAGACCCGTCCAGTTCCAGCTTTATGGCACGTGTATCAGTTGGCGAACTGTATGCAGAGCGACAGCGGGGTTTTGTATTCCCGATGAAAGTAGAGCAAGACGTGTTTCATTTGGCCATGACCAATAATGCGGATTTGATGATCTCTGATGCGACCGCTCCGAAGATACAAAAACTGCTCCCAAGCTGGCATCGTGCGCTGTTACCAGATGCCCTGAGCTTTATCGTATTACCGCTCGTCATCCAGAAAAAAGCATTGGGATTTTTTTATGCAGACCGTGCAATCGCGGCAGAAGAGGGCGTCCCTCCTGACGAAACTGCATTGATTAAAACCTTAAAGAGTCAATTATTAGCCGCCATGATGCGTGGCTAA
- a CDS encoding tetratricopeptide repeat protein, translated as MSDLAEIRALLIEPHAGMRVSLHNMLNLCGITKIEHALTAGTAIRTIQSKVFDLILCEYDLGVGQDGQQLLEDVRHHKLTPLSTIFIMVTAERAYAKVVSAAELAPSDYLLKPFTADMLLERVIKAIEKRKAFVEIFALMEQGALVEAITACHHGERDYPKYVVDFMRWRAELHVVLGEAAEAEALYTALFEMKAVAWAKLGLAKTLFMQGRFEEAEDILKTLVAENNKYMDAYDWLAKTHEAIGELPEAQTVLETAIEVSPHAVRRLRRLGEIALETGDIETAEATFKKVVAKAKFSEFRDPEDHVKLVDALVKKGDNEQAKSVIRDMEKNMVGLKKTAACRAISTAKIHAATGDARLGDELGAAVAASRENIGLSTNLKLGLAKSCLENDQEGEATEVILDVMRNATNQKMMTRAIGVFESVGKGHLAKELAQQSQKEVMDLVAQGVQKAKQGDFRGSVELLTTAARKSPDNPQVVMNAALAALKCLENLGWDNQIGEQAKHLIESARRLDPMNPRLKAIQGLYDELQKKYGITAVRKVK; from the coding sequence ATGAGCGATTTAGCTGAAATAAGAGCATTGCTCATTGAGCCGCATGCAGGCATGCGGGTCAGTTTGCACAATATGCTGAATTTATGCGGCATAACTAAAATTGAACATGCTTTGACCGCTGGTACAGCGATCCGTACTATCCAATCCAAAGTGTTTGATCTGATTTTATGTGAATACGATCTCGGCGTAGGCCAGGATGGTCAGCAATTATTAGAAGACGTGCGCCACCACAAACTGACACCGCTTTCCACCATCTTTATTATGGTCACGGCCGAGCGCGCTTACGCCAAAGTGGTTAGCGCGGCAGAGCTGGCACCTTCCGATTATTTATTAAAACCCTTTACCGCCGACATGCTGCTAGAGCGTGTGATCAAGGCAATCGAAAAACGTAAAGCCTTTGTCGAAATCTTCGCTCTGATGGAGCAAGGTGCTTTGGTCGAAGCAATTACCGCCTGCCATCACGGCGAGCGCGATTATCCCAAATACGTCGTTGACTTCATGCGCTGGCGTGCCGAGTTGCATGTCGTTCTGGGCGAAGCCGCCGAGGCAGAGGCGCTCTACACCGCTTTGTTTGAAATGAAAGCGGTAGCCTGGGCCAAACTCGGTTTAGCCAAAACTTTATTTATGCAAGGGCGCTTTGAAGAGGCCGAAGATATTCTCAAAACGCTGGTTGCTGAGAATAACAAATACATGGACGCCTACGACTGGCTGGCTAAAACGCACGAAGCGATCGGCGAGTTACCCGAGGCGCAGACAGTGCTGGAAACTGCCATCGAAGTATCGCCCCACGCAGTACGTCGCTTGCGTCGCCTGGGTGAAATCGCCTTAGAAACGGGGGATATAGAAACTGCCGAAGCCACTTTTAAAAAAGTCGTCGCTAAAGCCAAATTCTCAGAATTTCGCGACCCCGAAGATCATGTCAAATTAGTCGATGCCTTAGTCAAAAAAGGCGATAACGAGCAAGCCAAATCAGTCATCCGTGACATGGAAAAAAACATGGTCGGGCTGAAAAAGACTGCCGCCTGCCGTGCGATTTCTACCGCTAAAATCCATGCCGCTACGGGTGATGCGCGCCTCGGTGATGAGTTGGGCGCAGCAGTTGCCGCCAGCCGCGAAAATATAGGCTTGTCGACTAATCTTAAATTAGGTTTAGCCAAAAGCTGTCTAGAAAATGATCAAGAGGGTGAGGCCACTGAGGTTATTCTTGACGTGATGCGCAATGCCACTAACCAAAAAATGATGACCCGCGCGATCGGTGTATTTGAGAGCGTAGGCAAAGGACATCTGGCAAAAGAGCTGGCACAGCAAAGTCAAAAAGAAGTCATGGACTTGGTAGCGCAAGGTGTGCAAAAAGCCAAGCAAGGTGATTTCCGCGGCTCGGTAGAATTACTCACAACCGCCGCCCGCAAATCGCCGGATAATCCGCAAGTCGTGATGAACGCGGCATTGGCAGCGCTGAAGTGTCTGGAGAATCTGGGTTGGGACAATCAGATCGGGGAGCAGGCCAAACATTTAATTGAATCTGCGCGTCGCCTGGATCCGATGAACCCGCGACTCAAAGCGATTCAGGGTTTGTATGATGAGCTTCAAAAGAAATATGGTATTACCGCAGTAAGAAAAGTGAAATAG
- a CDS encoding DUF2905 domain-containing protein yields MIRWVLTIFIALIVFSALLPWLEKLGIGRLPGDVRFKLFGRVFSLPFASTIILSLVVLLLARFLK; encoded by the coding sequence ATGATACGTTGGGTACTCACGATTTTTATCGCATTGATTGTCTTTAGCGCCTTATTACCTTGGTTAGAAAAACTGGGGATAGGGCGTTTGCCTGGCGATGTGCGCTTTAAATTGTTTGGTCGGGTTTTCTCTCTGCCGTTTGCCTCGACCATTATTTTGTCCTTAGTCGTGCTCTTGTTGGCGCGCTTCCTCAAATAA
- a CDS encoding class I SAM-dependent methyltransferase, with translation MRLSHSTRQQLTLPAPGADAQAASEALQQHIIQQIDANAGWISFARYMELALYAPDLGYYSGGAAKLGKDGDFTTAPEMSALFGATLAQLAASLLAQTSAQVMEFGAGTGRLAFDFLSECQAAGIAVERYFIVELSGELRARQEDLLKNFPQVQWLQQMPDAFCGVVLGNEVLDAMPVHLVVKTERGWREVGVALRNQAEPEHTSAESTIKHGSELIFSDRAMDAQLQSQLLAQIPGADQLPLGYMTELHPVAAGFMRSLAAMLKKGRELIGKGALAILIDYGFPAREYYLDQRTQGTLMCHYRHHAHPDPFYLPGLQDITAHVDFTSMALAAQAGGLELLAYVSQAGFLLEAGIGELLMRTSASDPMAYLPKANALQKLISPAEMGELFKVLVVGAGVELDARLLRHDRSHRL, from the coding sequence ATGCGACTATCTCACTCCACACGACAGCAACTTACATTACCTGCACCCGGCGCCGATGCCCAGGCGGCCTCTGAGGCTTTACAGCAGCACATTATTCAACAGATTGACGCAAATGCAGGCTGGATCTCGTTTGCTCGCTATATGGAACTGGCTTTGTATGCGCCGGATCTGGGTTATTACAGCGGTGGTGCGGCAAAACTAGGCAAAGACGGTGATTTTACAACCGCGCCAGAAATGTCAGCGCTATTTGGTGCGACCTTGGCGCAACTGGCAGCCTCTTTATTAGCGCAAACCAGCGCGCAAGTGATGGAATTCGGGGCGGGTACCGGGAGGCTGGCGTTTGACTTCTTGTCAGAATGTCAGGCTGCTGGGATTGCCGTTGAGCGCTATTTTATCGTGGAATTGTCTGGCGAGCTAAGAGCAAGACAAGAAGACCTGCTGAAAAATTTCCCGCAGGTGCAATGGTTGCAACAAATGCCCGACGCTTTTTGTGGTGTTGTGCTGGGTAACGAGGTGCTGGACGCTATGCCAGTGCATTTGGTGGTGAAGACAGAACGGGGCTGGCGCGAAGTCGGTGTGGCCCTACGCAATCAAGCTGAGCCTGAGCACACCTCGGCAGAGAGTACGATCAAGCACGGCTCGGAGTTGATTTTTTCTGACCGCGCGATGGATGCTCAGTTGCAGTCGCAGCTGCTGGCACAAATCCCCGGCGCTGATCAGCTTCCGCTGGGATACATGACGGAACTCCATCCGGTTGCCGCAGGCTTTATGCGCAGCCTGGCTGCAATGCTGAAAAAGGGGAGAGAACTCATCGGCAAAGGCGCGCTCGCCATTCTGATTGATTATGGATTTCCTGCGCGTGAATACTATCTGGATCAACGTACGCAGGGCACGCTGATGTGTCACTATCGGCACCATGCGCATCCCGATCCATTTTATTTGCCGGGTTTGCAAGATATTACGGCGCATGTGGATTTCACCAGCATGGCGCTGGCAGCACAAGCAGGTGGGCTGGAATTATTAGCTTATGTCAGCCAGGCGGGATTTTTGCTGGAAGCCGGCATCGGTGAATTGCTTATGCGCACCTCCGCCAGCGACCCCATGGCGTATCTGCCAAAAGCCAACGCTCTGCAAAAGCTGATTTCGCCTGCCGAGATGGGGGAGTTGTTTAAAGTCTTGGTGGTTGGTGCGGGAGTGGAACTGGATGCCAGACTATTGCGACACGACCGTAGTCATCGCTTATAG